The Gymnodinialimonas sp. 57CJ19 genome includes a window with the following:
- the rnr gene encoding ribonuclease R: MSNIPSKDQILKWITDNPGKRSKRDIAKAFGIKGAARIDLKRILKELQAEGHLEKTGRTYRDPEKLPPVTILSVQAPDDNGDLFARPLEWHGEGAEPRVLYKPRTADPAVGQGDRILAKLFEAEGDDHHYTARLIRKIGTNPRKILGIFRKRDEGGVISPISKGSDKEWQVRAGDTHGAKDGELVEGELAGPKARMGAPRARITLRVGDPGEARAVSLIAIHEHGIPDSFPDAVMAQADAAKPAGLKGREDLRDVPLVTIDPADARDHDDACYAQADDDPKNKGGHIIWVAIADVAHYVTPDSALDREARKRGNSTYFPDRVVPMLPDRLSGDLCSLHEGVPRAVIAVRMVIDAKGQKIGHTFHRGLMKSHASLSYEEAQAAQDGTPSARAEPLVKGVIRPLFAAYDALKIARAKRQPLELDLPERRIELDDNGKVSSVAFKDRLDAHKLIEEFMVLANVAAAETLIAKRTPLLFRVHEEPSPEKLEALREVADSAGLTLAKGQVLQTRHLNDLLRAAGEDTSELISISTLRSMQQAYYNPENFGHFGLALKSYAHFTSPIRRYADLIVHRALVSAHGWGKDGLSAEEIERLEDTAKLISGTERRSMVAERDTSDRYLAAFLSDRVGAEFGGRISGIAKFGVFVKLDETGADGLLPMRSLGREYFHYDAEAQTLMGADTGTMISIGDRVLVKLAEAVPVTGGLILELLEHDGKAPAKGAGRGGGRGRGKPPARRKVGASKGRKAKLRKKTARTRTKD, from the coding sequence ATGAGCAACATCCCCTCCAAAGACCAAATCCTGAAATGGATCACCGACAACCCCGGCAAACGCTCCAAGCGTGACATTGCCAAAGCCTTTGGCATCAAGGGGGCGGCTCGGATTGACCTGAAACGGATCCTCAAGGAACTCCAGGCCGAAGGGCATCTGGAAAAAACCGGGCGCACCTACCGTGACCCGGAAAAACTGCCTCCTGTCACGATCCTTTCCGTGCAAGCGCCCGACGATAACGGTGACCTCTTTGCGCGGCCTCTGGAATGGCACGGTGAAGGGGCCGAGCCGCGTGTGCTCTATAAACCCCGTACCGCCGACCCTGCCGTGGGGCAGGGCGACCGCATTCTGGCGAAATTGTTCGAGGCTGAAGGCGACGACCATCACTACACCGCCCGGCTGATCCGCAAGATCGGCACCAACCCCCGCAAGATCCTTGGTATCTTCCGCAAACGCGACGAGGGGGGCGTGATCTCTCCGATCTCCAAGGGGTCCGACAAGGAATGGCAGGTGCGCGCCGGCGATACCCACGGTGCCAAGGATGGAGAGTTGGTCGAAGGCGAGCTTGCCGGGCCAAAGGCGCGGATGGGGGCGCCCCGGGCGCGGATCACCTTGCGCGTCGGCGATCCCGGCGAAGCCCGCGCGGTGTCGCTGATCGCGATCCATGAACACGGCATCCCCGACAGCTTCCCCGACGCCGTGATGGCGCAGGCCGATGCCGCGAAACCCGCCGGGCTGAAAGGCCGCGAAGACCTGCGTGACGTGCCATTGGTGACCATCGACCCCGCCGATGCGCGGGACCACGATGATGCCTGCTATGCCCAGGCCGATGATGACCCCAAGAACAAGGGTGGCCATATCATCTGGGTCGCGATCGCCGATGTGGCCCATTACGTCACGCCGGACTCAGCCCTGGACCGCGAGGCGCGCAAGCGTGGCAACTCCACCTATTTCCCGGACCGCGTGGTGCCGATGCTGCCCGATCGGCTCTCGGGGGATCTTTGCTCTCTCCATGAAGGGGTGCCACGGGCGGTGATTGCCGTGCGGATGGTGATCGACGCCAAGGGGCAAAAGATCGGCCATACGTTCCACCGGGGCCTGATGAAATCCCATGCGTCGCTCAGCTATGAGGAGGCTCAGGCCGCCCAGGATGGCACGCCGTCGGCGCGGGCCGAGCCCCTCGTTAAAGGCGTGATCCGCCCTCTCTTCGCAGCCTATGACGCGCTGAAAATCGCCCGTGCCAAGCGGCAGCCGCTGGAACTGGATCTGCCGGAGCGGCGGATTGAACTGGACGACAATGGCAAGGTCTCCTCCGTGGCCTTCAAGGACCGCCTCGACGCCCACAAGCTGATCGAAGAATTCATGGTTCTGGCCAATGTCGCCGCTGCAGAAACCCTGATCGCCAAGCGCACGCCGTTGCTTTTCCGGGTCCATGAAGAACCCTCGCCCGAGAAACTGGAAGCCCTGCGCGAAGTGGCCGACAGCGCCGGGCTGACGCTCGCCAAGGGGCAGGTTCTGCAAACGCGGCACCTCAATGACCTGTTGCGCGCAGCGGGCGAGGATACGTCCGAGCTGATCTCGATCTCGACCCTGCGGTCGATGCAACAGGCCTACTACAACCCCGAGAACTTCGGGCACTTCGGCCTCGCCCTGAAAAGCTATGCGCATTTCACCTCTCCGATCCGGCGCTATGCGGATTTGATCGTGCATCGCGCTTTGGTCAGCGCCCATGGCTGGGGCAAGGACGGGCTGTCCGCGGAGGAGATTGAGCGTCTGGAAGACACGGCAAAGCTGATTTCGGGCACCGAGCGGCGGTCGATGGTGGCAGAGCGTGACACCTCGGACCGCTACCTTGCGGCCTTCCTCTCGGACCGTGTCGGGGCCGAGTTTGGTGGGCGCATTTCCGGCATCGCCAAGTTCGGTGTGTTCGTGAAACTGGATGAGACCGGGGCCGATGGCCTGTTGCCAATGCGGTCGCTGGGGCGTGAGTATTTCCACTACGATGCCGAGGCGCAAACCCTGATGGGCGCGGATACGGGCACGATGATTTCCATCGGTGACCGGGTCTTGGTGAAGCTGGCCGAAGCCGTGCCAGTCACGGGGGGGCTGATCCTCGAATTGCTTGAACATGACGGCAAAGCGCCCGCCAAAGGCGCAGGTCGGGGCGGCGGACGGGGGCGGGGCAAGCCCCCCGCGCGGCGCAAGGTGGGCGCGTCCAAGGGGCGGAAGGCGAAACTGCGCAAAAAGACCGCTCGGACCCGCACAAAGGACTGA
- a CDS encoding Hint domain-containing protein — MATGDELPIYENATAMQMATTIFGPGTTVNSASYSGWSQSSGIYYDGDDVAPELTPSDTGVILSTGRASHVTRSSGDPNRSSSTSTNTSGANNDADFNAAAGTNTYDASFLEVNFTPTTDFVTMQFTFASEEYPEYTGSIYNDIVGVWVNGNLVTSPIVNVTQINSVNSQANATLFNDNTNDDYNTEMDGFTVTLTLVMPVNNGEANDIKIGIADVGDSSYDSNVLIAANSIQGEFIAGADSVTHYEGVTTVLDVLANDPTSGGVAFITHVNGIEVDPGDSVTLADGTVVTLTLSGELEIDPPASQTGLTANETINFTYTADDGTGITDTAFVTVTAIPCFVRGTMILTQDGEKAVEDLEAGDLIETRDNGLQPIRWIGSRTIAAEGRFAPVAIEAGTFGMHRRLVVSPQHRIMLTHWMAELMFGEDEVLVAAKDLVNDCSVRVLTGGEVEYFHLLFDQHQIVFSEGLATESFLPGPTVMHDLDADVQDEVLSLFPEIDPETMDGYGPAARLPLRGFEARAMLA, encoded by the coding sequence ATGGCGACGGGCGACGAACTACCAATTTATGAAAACGCCACTGCGATGCAGATGGCCACAACGATCTTTGGCCCCGGCACGACGGTAAACAGCGCGAGCTATTCCGGGTGGAGCCAATCTTCTGGCATCTACTATGACGGCGACGACGTAGCGCCGGAACTGACGCCGTCCGATACGGGCGTTATCCTGTCCACCGGCCGCGCCAGCCATGTCACAAGGTCCAGTGGCGACCCGAACCGATCCTCTAGCACGTCTACCAACACCTCTGGCGCGAACAATGACGCGGATTTCAACGCGGCAGCGGGCACCAACACCTATGACGCCAGCTTTCTGGAGGTGAACTTCACCCCAACGACCGATTTCGTGACCATGCAGTTCACCTTCGCGTCGGAAGAATACCCGGAATATACCGGCTCGATCTACAACGACATCGTGGGCGTCTGGGTCAACGGCAACCTCGTCACATCCCCCATTGTGAACGTGACGCAGATTAACTCGGTCAACAGCCAAGCCAACGCCACGTTGTTCAACGACAACACCAACGACGACTACAACACCGAGATGGACGGCTTCACGGTGACCCTGACGCTGGTGATGCCTGTCAACAATGGCGAAGCTAACGACATCAAGATCGGCATCGCCGATGTCGGAGACAGCTCATACGATTCCAACGTGCTGATCGCGGCCAACTCGATCCAAGGGGAATTCATTGCCGGCGCAGACTCGGTGACCCATTACGAAGGGGTCACAACCGTATTGGACGTGTTGGCCAATGACCCCACCTCCGGCGGCGTGGCCTTTATCACCCACGTCAACGGGATCGAGGTTGATCCCGGCGATAGCGTGACCCTTGCCGATGGCACCGTTGTAACGCTGACCCTTTCCGGTGAGCTGGAGATCGACCCGCCCGCCAGCCAAACCGGCCTGACGGCGAACGAGACAATCAACTTCACCTATACAGCCGATGATGGCACGGGCATTACGGATACCGCCTTTGTCACAGTCACGGCGATCCCCTGCTTTGTGCGCGGCACCATGATCCTGACCCAAGACGGCGAGAAGGCTGTAGAGGATCTTGAGGCAGGGGACTTAATCGAGACCCGCGACAATGGCCTGCAACCGATCCGCTGGATCGGGTCACGGACCATCGCGGCAGAGGGGCGCTTTGCCCCGGTGGCGATTGAAGCGGGCACCTTTGGGATGCATCGCCGCCTTGTCGTTTCGCCTCAGCATCGGATCATGCTGACCCATTGGATGGCCGAACTGATGTTTGGCGAGGATGAGGTTCTGGTCGCTGCGAAGGATCTGGTCAACGATTGCTCGGTCCGGGTGCTGACCGGTGGTGAGGTGGAATACTTCCACCTGCTGTTTGACCAGCACCAGATTGTCTTTTCGGAAGGGTTGGCGACGGAAAGCTTCCTGCCCGGGCCCACGGTGATGCACGATCTGGATGCCGACGTTCAGGATGAGGTGTTGTCCCTGTTCCCCGAGATAGACCCAGAAACGATGGACGGCTATGGGCCCGCTGCCCGCCTGCCCCTGCGCGGTTTTGAAGCCCGCGCGATGCTGGCATAG
- the mepA gene encoding penicillin-insensitive murein endopeptidase — MKRWFPFALMFLAACGAGGPTVELTATQSRSEGRQYFGAETTGSGGESEVIGFYSNGCVAGAQQLPETGPTWQSMRLSRNRSWGHSELIDYVETLSANVARNTAWDGLYVGDMSQPRGGPMLTGHASHQSGLDADIWMLPATDLTLTREERENLSSISVRAERGASVNGNWTADHAEVLRLAATDPRVARIFVTTGVKVWLCQNVTGDRSWLSHIRPATGHHYHFHVRLQCPDGDRNCQNQALPQGDGCQEAYDRAERIRNPPPPGPPNNDPPPASPPSGMRVALGNMPNQCAAILSGF, encoded by the coding sequence ATGAAACGATGGTTCCCCTTTGCATTGATGTTCTTGGCTGCCTGTGGGGCGGGCGGGCCTACGGTGGAATTGACCGCGACCCAGTCGCGCAGCGAAGGCCGGCAATACTTCGGCGCGGAGACCACCGGTTCCGGCGGCGAGAGCGAGGTGATTGGATTTTACTCCAACGGGTGCGTAGCCGGCGCGCAACAATTGCCCGAAACGGGGCCGACGTGGCAGTCCATGCGCCTGTCGCGGAACCGCAGCTGGGGCCATTCGGAGCTGATTGATTATGTCGAGACCCTGTCCGCGAATGTGGCGCGCAATACGGCGTGGGACGGGCTCTATGTTGGCGATATGTCGCAACCGCGCGGCGGGCCGATGCTGACAGGTCACGCCAGCCACCAAAGCGGCCTGGATGCGGATATCTGGATGCTGCCCGCCACGGATCTGACCCTGACAAGGGAGGAACGGGAAAACCTGTCCTCTATCTCGGTCCGGGCGGAACGGGGCGCATCGGTGAATGGCAACTGGACCGCCGATCATGCCGAAGTGTTGCGCCTTGCCGCCACCGACCCCCGCGTTGCGCGCATTTTCGTGACGACGGGCGTGAAAGTCTGGCTGTGCCAGAATGTCACCGGGGATCGCAGCTGGCTGTCGCACATCCGCCCTGCCACAGGGCATCACTACCATTTCCACGTGCGTCTTCAGTGCCCCGATGGGGACCGCAATTGCCAGAATCAGGCCTTGCCCCAGGGCGATGGCTGCCAAGAGGCCTATGACCGGGCCGAGCGTATCAGGAACCCGCCGCCTCCCGGCCCGCCCAACAATGATCCGCCCCCCGCCAGCCCCCCTTCGGGCATGCGCGTGGCCCTTGGGAACATGCCAAACCAATGCGCCGCAATCCTCAGCGGGTTCTGA
- a CDS encoding TIGR00730 family Rossman fold protein: protein MTNERHPLRDAHQDRVDTQRLPDTPQAQSPSYRLAFTDEDFLCRDELRPVRLQLELLKPELGLDAHKIKSTIVLFGGARIPRPADRDGARSDTLRDMSKYYEEAQEFARVITERSLTSDCTENVVVTGGGPGVMEAGNRGAMEAGGKSIGLNIVLPHEQEPNHYVTPELCFNFHYFAIRKMHFLMRAKAIAVFPGGFGTMDETFEALTLIQTGRMEQVPVLLFGEEFWREIINWDALVRAGTISADDLNLFRFVETAQDALDVIDGWTLSGKRGEIPGR from the coding sequence ATGACAAACGAACGCCACCCCCTTCGCGATGCCCATCAAGATCGCGTGGATACCCAAAGACTGCCGGATACGCCGCAGGCGCAATCGCCCTCTTATCGGTTGGCCTTCACCGATGAGGATTTTCTGTGCCGGGATGAACTGCGCCCCGTGCGTCTGCAATTGGAATTGCTGAAGCCGGAACTTGGCCTCGATGCCCACAAGATCAAATCCACGATCGTTCTGTTCGGCGGTGCCCGCATTCCCCGCCCCGCAGACCGCGATGGCGCCCGCAGTGACACCCTGCGCGACATGTCGAAATACTATGAGGAAGCGCAGGAGTTTGCCCGTGTAATCACCGAACGCTCGCTGACCAGCGATTGCACCGAGAACGTCGTGGTGACCGGTGGCGGCCCCGGTGTGATGGAGGCTGGCAACCGTGGCGCGATGGAGGCGGGTGGCAAATCCATCGGGCTCAACATCGTGCTGCCCCATGAACAAGAGCCGAACCACTACGTCACGCCGGAGCTGTGCTTCAACTTCCACTACTTCGCGATCCGCAAGATGCACTTCCTGATGCGGGCCAAGGCGATTGCCGTCTTCCCCGGCGGTTTTGGCACCATGGACGAGACTTTCGAGGCGCTGACCCTGATCCAGACCGGCCGGATGGAGCAGGTGCCGGTTCTGCTGTTCGGAGAGGAATTCTGGCGCGAGATCATCAACTGGGACGCGCTGGTCCGGGCGGGCACGATTTCGGCCGATGACCTGAACCTGTTCCGCTTCGTGGAAACCGCCCAAGACGCGCTGGACGTGATCGACGGCTGGACGTTGTCGGGCAAACGCGGAGAGATCCCGGGCCGTTAA
- a CDS encoding Hint domain-containing protein gives MTWQAIWSHGRAHRAPPRACHTPLRAMTLWLELIGPRKPAPRRGRGVARDIPLRLWQGASEGQDAISIYLMPDGAVRLLHGEIDLCSAPATLRAGETLGLRYIACSEGRADVFEVKNYDQDTVQSLRSGLQKQATLADALPRAEGFLSVAHVAAVASSAVTAADLPGVESGALVSTIEGPRPIDALRPGDLLLDAEGTSHPLRWIEARPRLCLGRTAPICLRAPYFGLIRDLLVTPQTRLLQTGPVVDYLCGTEAVLANAADMATGRAVVRDRSKPMRIFYHMMLDDPACIRVENSPIETVHLGDVMASGDQQISQSACPNAADTTPSLPLLDRAAARALVSAHARAA, from the coding sequence ATGACGTGGCAAGCCATATGGAGCCATGGACGGGCGCATCGGGCCCCGCCCAGGGCGTGCCACACGCCCCTGCGGGCGATGACCCTGTGGCTGGAGTTGATTGGCCCACGCAAACCCGCCCCGCGCCGGGGCCGCGGTGTGGCGCGCGATATTCCCTTGCGGCTTTGGCAGGGTGCATCGGAAGGCCAGGATGCGATTTCCATCTACCTGATGCCCGATGGGGCGGTGCGTTTGCTGCACGGCGAGATTGACCTTTGCTCGGCCCCTGCCACCCTGCGGGCCGGAGAGACCCTGGGCCTGCGCTACATCGCCTGCTCTGAGGGCCGGGCCGATGTCTTCGAGGTCAAGAATTACGACCAGGATACCGTACAATCGCTGCGCTCGGGCTTGCAGAAGCAAGCAACCTTGGCCGATGCGCTGCCCAGGGCCGAGGGGTTTCTTTCCGTCGCCCATGTGGCCGCCGTCGCCTCTAGCGCTGTGACGGCCGCAGACTTGCCGGGCGTGGAGAGCGGCGCCTTGGTGTCCACGATCGAAGGCCCCCGCCCAATTGACGCCCTGCGCCCCGGCGACTTGCTGCTGGACGCTGAAGGCACCTCCCACCCTTTGCGCTGGATCGAGGCGCGTCCGCGCCTATGCCTTGGGCGCACCGCCCCCATTTGCCTGCGCGCGCCCTACTTCGGCTTGATCCGGGATCTGTTGGTGACGCCGCAAACCCGCCTGCTTCAGACCGGACCGGTTGTGGATTATCTGTGCGGGACAGAAGCCGTTCTGGCCAATGCCGCCGATATGGCGACGGGTCGCGCCGTGGTACGGGACCGGTCCAAGCCGATGCGGATTTTCTATCATATGATGCTGGATGACCCGGCTTGTATTCGGGTCGAGAACTCTCCGATTGAAACGGTGCATCTAGGCGATGTCATGGCATCGGGCGATCAGCAGATCAGCCAATCGGCTTGCCCCAACGCCGCAGATACGACGCCGTCGCTGCCGCTTCTGGATCGCGCCGCGGCCCGCGCCCTGGTATCAGCCCACGCCCGGGCGGCCTAA
- a CDS encoding esterase-like activity of phytase family protein, whose product MRRNPQRVLIAAFAALLQFSPVAAQAVFRGEVHLEATAEASRFGGLSAIEMSEEGTTALVLSDRGMLFDLSLTRAAGAITDVTVCCGARITWDGGVHLSTAQRDSEGLAILPSGEIVISFEGQGFARLAVHRRDGVQTRTFPEVPGVAVLPPNGAFEGVAADARGRLYTLPEAMPGQGPIPLLRLDRGRWSLFAQLPRSSGWSPVALDFDDRGRLYLLERRVVVPFGLSSRLTRFDVAPAGLSGAEVLLHSRTGRHGNLEGLSIWRDGQGQLVATMVSDDNFLAMLNTTLVEYSLPD is encoded by the coding sequence ATGCGCCGCAATCCTCAGCGGGTTCTGATCGCCGCCTTTGCCGCGCTTTTGCAATTCTCTCCGGTCGCCGCGCAGGCGGTGTTTCGGGGCGAAGTGCATCTTGAAGCGACGGCAGAGGCATCCCGGTTCGGGGGGCTTTCCGCCATCGAGATGTCCGAGGAAGGCACCACTGCGCTGGTGCTTTCGGACAGGGGAATGCTGTTCGACCTGTCCCTGACCCGCGCCGCCGGGGCGATCACGGATGTCACCGTGTGCTGTGGCGCAAGGATCACCTGGGACGGAGGTGTTCACCTCAGCACGGCGCAACGCGACAGCGAAGGCTTGGCGATCTTGCCAAGTGGCGAGATTGTCATTTCCTTTGAAGGCCAAGGCTTCGCCCGCCTTGCCGTGCATCGCCGCGACGGGGTGCAAACCCGCACCTTCCCCGAAGTGCCCGGCGTTGCCGTCTTGCCCCCCAACGGCGCGTTTGAAGGCGTTGCCGCCGATGCGCGGGGGCGGCTTTATACCCTGCCTGAGGCGATGCCGGGCCAAGGCCCCATTCCCCTGCTGCGGCTCGACCGGGGCCGGTGGAGCCTTTTTGCACAATTGCCCCGATCGTCGGGTTGGTCCCCCGTGGCCCTCGATTTCGACGACCGCGGGCGTCTTTACCTGCTGGAGCGCCGCGTCGTGGTGCCGTTCGGTCTTTCGTCTCGGCTGACGCGTTTTGACGTTGCACCAGCCGGGCTGTCAGGGGCCGAGGTTCTGTTACACAGCCGCACCGGTCGCCATGGCAACCTGGAGGGGCTGAGCATCTGGCGCGACGGGCAGGGGCAGCTTGTCGCCACCATGGTCAGTGACGACAATTTCTTGGCCATGCTGAACACAACCTTGGTGGAATACTCCCTGCCGGATTAA
- the dapE gene encoding succinyl-diaminopimelate desuccinylase, with amino-acid sequence MSQAAALAPVDPVALTADLIRCNSVTPLEGGALVLLERLLSEAGFTCTRVDRNGIANLYARWGTRGNGKAFGFNGHTDVVPVGDEAAWRFPPFGAEVDGEWMYGRGATDMKSGVAAFAAAAIDFVRETPPDGAIVLAITGDEEGESTDGTIALLDWMEEVGERIDVCIVGEPTCPEEMGDMMKIGRRGALTAFFEVIGKQGHSAYLHKVINPLPAVALLGHRLSTHVLDEGTDHFDASTCAITTIDTGNPANNVIPARTKMTVNLRFNDTHTGASLTEWLRSEADRVAEETGTQITMTTKLSGESFLTPPGDLSTLVGKAVEAETGRTPTLSTTGGTSDARFVKNHCPVVEFGLVGHRMHQVDERVRISDIEALKRVYTRVLTDYFAD; translated from the coding sequence ATGTCACAAGCCGCCGCATTGGCCCCCGTTGATCCTGTCGCACTGACGGCTGATCTGATCCGCTGCAACTCTGTGACGCCCTTGGAAGGCGGCGCTCTGGTCCTGCTGGAACGGCTGTTGTCCGAGGCAGGCTTCACCTGCACCCGGGTCGATCGCAACGGCATCGCCAACCTCTATGCCCGCTGGGGCACGCGCGGCAACGGCAAGGCGTTTGGCTTCAACGGCCATACCGATGTGGTTCCCGTCGGCGATGAGGCAGCATGGCGCTTCCCCCCGTTCGGCGCGGAAGTGGACGGAGAATGGATGTATGGGCGCGGCGCCACCGATATGAAATCCGGTGTGGCCGCTTTCGCCGCCGCCGCGATTGATTTCGTGCGTGAAACGCCTCCCGACGGGGCGATCGTTCTGGCGATCACCGGCGATGAGGAGGGCGAATCTACCGACGGCACCATCGCCCTTCTGGATTGGATGGAGGAGGTCGGCGAGCGCATCGACGTCTGCATCGTGGGCGAGCCGACCTGCCCCGAGGAAATGGGCGACATGATGAAAATCGGCCGCCGGGGTGCCCTGACCGCCTTCTTCGAGGTCATCGGCAAGCAAGGCCACTCCGCCTACCTGCACAAGGTCATCAACCCTCTGCCCGCCGTGGCGCTCCTGGGCCACCGCCTCTCGACCCATGTGCTGGACGAGGGCACCGACCACTTCGATGCCTCCACCTGCGCGATCACCACCATCGACACCGGCAACCCCGCCAACAACGTGATCCCCGCCCGCACCAAAATGACCGTGAACCTGCGCTTCAACGATACCCATACCGGCGCCAGCCTCACCGAATGGCTCCGCTCTGAGGCCGACCGCGTCGCCGAGGAAACCGGCACCCAGATCACCATGACCACCAAGCTCAGCGGCGAATCCTTCCTCACCCCTCCCGGTGACCTCTCCACCCTCGTGGGCAAGGCGGTCGAGGCCGAAACCGGCCGCACCCCGACCCTCTCCACCACCGGTGGCACCTCGGACGCTCGCTTCGTGAAAAACCACTGCCCCGTGGTCGAATTCGGCCTCGTCGGCCACCGGATGCACCAGGTGGATGAACGCGTCCGCATCAGCGATATAGAGGCCCTCAAACGGGTCTACACCCGTGTCCTTACCGACTACTTCGCCGACTAG
- a CDS encoding GlsB/YeaQ/YmgE family stress response membrane protein, whose amino-acid sequence MQGLGFFAAILVGGLAGWIASRFMGARTGIFVNIILGIVGAIVANFLFRLIGLAPSGGWIMQGFVGFVGACILIAALRLLRGR is encoded by the coding sequence ATGCAGGGCCTCGGATTTTTTGCAGCCATCCTCGTGGGCGGCCTCGCCGGGTGGATCGCCAGCCGCTTCATGGGCGCGCGCACGGGAATCTTCGTGAACATAATCCTCGGCATCGTCGGGGCAATCGTCGCCAATTTCCTGTTCCGCCTGATCGGCCTTGCCCCTTCGGGCGGATGGATCATGCAGGGGTTTGTCGGCTTTGTCGGCGCCTGCATCCTGATTGCCGCCCTGCGGTTATTGCGCGGACGTTAG
- the dapD gene encoding 2,3,4,5-tetrahydropyridine-2,6-dicarboxylate N-succinyltransferase: MSGTASNAQLETAIEAAWEARDTITPATTGETRDAIESTLAALDGGTLRVAEKQDSGDWHVNQWAKKAVLLGFRLKDMEMQSGSAQGGSWWDKVDSKWANWDEGDWTQAGFRAVPNCVVRKSAYIAPGVVLMPSFVNLGAYVDTGTMVDTWATVGSCAQIGKNVHLSGGVGIGGVLEPMQAGPTIIEDNCFIGARSEVVEGCIVREGSVLGMGVFIGQSTKIVDRESGEVMYGEVPSGSVVVAGSMPSKNGVNLYCAVIVKRVDERTRSKTSINELLRD; encoded by the coding sequence ATGTCCGGCACCGCGTCAAACGCCCAACTCGAAACCGCCATCGAAGCCGCTTGGGAGGCCCGTGACACGATCACCCCCGCCACCACAGGCGAAACCCGTGACGCCATCGAAAGCACGCTCGCCGCGCTGGACGGCGGCACCCTGCGTGTGGCCGAGAAACAAGACAGCGGCGACTGGCACGTGAACCAATGGGCGAAGAAGGCCGTGCTTCTGGGCTTCCGCCTGAAGGATATGGAGATGCAGTCCGGCTCCGCCCAAGGCGGCAGCTGGTGGGATAAAGTCGATAGCAAATGGGCCAATTGGGACGAAGGCGACTGGACCCAGGCCGGCTTCCGTGCCGTCCCTAACTGCGTCGTCCGTAAATCCGCCTATATCGCGCCCGGCGTGGTGCTGATGCCATCCTTCGTCAACCTGGGTGCCTATGTGGACACCGGCACAATGGTCGATACCTGGGCCACCGTCGGCTCCTGCGCCCAAATCGGCAAGAACGTCCACCTATCGGGCGGCGTCGGCATCGGCGGCGTGCTCGAGCCTATGCAGGCCGGCCCCACAATCATCGAGGACAATTGCTTCATCGGCGCGCGCTCCGAGGTCGTCGAAGGCTGCATCGTGCGTGAAGGCTCGGTGCTTGGCATGGGCGTGTTCATCGGCCAATCCACCAAGATCGTGGACCGTGAAAGCGGCGAAGTGATGTACGGCGAAGTCCCTTCCGGCTCAGTTGTTGTTGCAGGCTCCATGCCCTCGAAAAACGGCGTGAACCTCTACTGCGCCGTGATCGTAAAACGGGTGGACGAACGAACCCGCTCCAAAACATCGATCAACGAACTTCTGCGCGACTAA
- a CDS encoding 1-acyl-sn-glycerol-3-phosphate acyltransferase, with product MTAVLRLLDATFGRVIRHFFFICLRTYFGLFYNVSCSNKHLLQTMPHGLILATHVTRLDGPMVASVLYPTRRVLPAVHYNEYYHPAQFFVLMPSGCIPLSSPKSWPAQRRAARKVWARDKLIDTINRGKFVLLFPGGQAKRQPREIIQPHFSGAYDTLRAVPDCPVAILRIKGLSKYDTPIHDRFWSFLGIKKGRRHVTITIERLDGGLDTSVSLEEFNADLEERFNAPPHWPAT from the coding sequence ATGACAGCAGTACTACGGCTATTGGATGCGACCTTCGGACGGGTGATCCGGCACTTCTTCTTCATATGTTTGCGGACATATTTTGGCTTGTTCTACAACGTCTCCTGCTCGAACAAGCACCTGTTGCAGACGATGCCCCACGGGTTGATCCTTGCGACACACGTCACCCGGCTGGATGGGCCGATGGTGGCCTCGGTCCTGTACCCGACACGGCGGGTTCTTCCGGCGGTGCACTACAACGAATACTACCACCCGGCACAGTTCTTCGTCTTGATGCCATCGGGGTGCATTCCGCTGTCCTCTCCGAAAAGCTGGCCCGCGCAACGCCGCGCCGCACGGAAGGTCTGGGCACGTGACAAGCTGATCGACACAATCAACCGCGGCAAGTTCGTGCTGCTGTTTCCCGGCGGTCAGGCCAAGCGCCAGCCCCGTGAGATCATCCAACCGCACTTTAGTGGTGCCTATGATACCCTCCGCGCCGTGCCCGATTGCCCGGTTGCGATCCTGCGCATCAAGGGCCTCAGCAAATACGACACCCCCATCCATGATCGGTTCTGGAGCTTTCTGGGAATCAAGAAAGGGCGGCGCCACGTCACCATCACGATCGAGCGGCTGGACGGTGGGCTGGATACCAGCGTTTCGCTGGAGGAGTTCAATGCCGATCTGGAAGAACGCTTCAACGCGCCCCCCCATTGGCCTGCGACCTGA